A single genomic interval of Oscillatoria sp. FACHB-1407 harbors:
- a CDS encoding histidine kinase, which translates to MSQSFKDQISNDIQKAKEEGKLRSDRLREIVKLAVSSAASELREGSGEIRSLVKDAVSTVVDALKDRGSEAREEITASIEGAIEGISAGRRQAIAKSEVEMQKLQSQIESQEQELQDEIDGALKDIETNSNGASDNIKAAIRSALNNVQDTEEVALLRKRYAQLQAQIAVVKANLTARYGERYDDTKKYLDDARTWYAEAMKRAESETDTNKTRLQEKQVEFESKMSQAGTALARKERQVRQLLKDLWHTVSDV; encoded by the coding sequence ATGTCTCAATCCTTTAAAGATCAAATTTCTAACGATATTCAAAAAGCAAAAGAAGAAGGAAAACTACGAAGCGATCGCTTGCGAGAAATCGTGAAACTAGCGGTATCGAGTGCGGCATCTGAGTTAAGAGAAGGATCAGGTGAAATTCGCTCACTGGTTAAAGATGCTGTAAGCACAGTTGTTGATGCTCTAAAGGATCGTGGCAGCGAAGCACGAGAAGAAATTACAGCTTCAATTGAAGGGGCGATCGAAGGTATCAGTGCCGGAAGAAGACAGGCGATCGCAAAATCAGAAGTTGAAATGCAGAAGTTGCAAAGTCAAATTGAAAGTCAAGAACAAGAACTGCAAGATGAGATTGATGGTGCTCTAAAAGACATTGAAACAAACAGCAATGGAGCATCCGACAACATCAAAGCTGCAATTCGATCAGCATTGAATAACGTTCAAGATACTGAAGAAGTAGCATTACTTCGCAAACGCTATGCTCAATTGCAAGCTCAAATTGCGGTAGTTAAAGCCAACCTCACGGCTCGTTATGGCGAACGCTACGATGACACCAAAAAGTATCTAGATGATGCTAGAACCTGGTACGCAGAAGCAATGAAACGGGCTGAAAGCGAAACCGACACCAACAAAACTCGTTTGCAAGAAAAACAAGTTGAATTTGAATCAAAAATGAGTCAGGCAGGTACAGCCCTGGCTCGCAAAGAACGTCAAGTGCGTCAATTACTCAAAGATCTGTGGCACACCGTTTCGGATGTGTAA
- a CDS encoding polysaccharide biosynthesis/export family protein: MTTTRFTLRLMVVAFLVSNSISPGQAQSVPSSALPAATSAVQSTEGYVLGVGDRLRMEIYNVPEYSGEYRVLADGSLNLPGIGAVSVQGLTLQQASQTISGRYIAVLRRPVVTLTLLEARPITIAIAGEVRRPGSYTVPSETGVPNLTQALQLAGGVTGTANLREIQIRRLRSANRGSEVLTVDLWQLLRQGDLQQDVLLRDGDSIVIPTATAMDLEEARQLASTSFAVPGEPIQVAVVGQVNRPGPHILTPTSGSSARPEVPTVTQAIQTAGGITQTADIRNIEVRRAGSDGTTQRIKVDFWNLLETGDLAQDLPLQPGDTVFIPTATALTPSEITALGAASFAASEMTVNVVGEVARPGAIAVRPNTPLNQAILAAGGFNTRARRGTVQLIRLNPDGTVSQQRITVDFAQGISGENNPALRPNDTVVVGRSSLTQLGDTLGTLLSPVTGVFGLFRLLGL; this comes from the coding sequence TTGACAACAACTCGATTCACCTTGCGATTGATGGTAGTCGCATTTCTGGTTTCTAATTCGATCTCACCGGGTCAGGCACAATCTGTCCCCTCATCTGCTTTACCTGCGGCGACTTCGGCTGTGCAATCAACTGAGGGGTATGTGTTGGGGGTAGGCGATCGCCTGCGAATGGAAATTTATAATGTACCGGAATATAGCGGTGAATACCGAGTGTTAGCGGATGGATCGCTCAACCTGCCGGGTATTGGGGCAGTTTCTGTCCAGGGGTTGACCCTGCAACAAGCGTCTCAAACCATTTCTGGTCGCTACATTGCTGTTTTGCGTCGTCCTGTAGTGACGTTGACGCTGCTAGAGGCACGCCCAATTACGATCGCGATCGCGGGTGAAGTGCGTCGTCCAGGTTCCTATACGGTTCCTTCTGAAACGGGAGTGCCTAATTTAACGCAAGCTCTGCAACTAGCGGGTGGGGTCACGGGAACTGCCAATCTTCGCGAGATTCAGATCCGTCGCCTGCGATCGGCTAACCGGGGTTCAGAGGTGCTCACAGTTGATCTGTGGCAACTGTTGCGGCAGGGCGATTTGCAACAGGATGTGCTCTTGCGAGATGGCGACAGTATTGTCATCCCCACGGCAACGGCAATGGATTTGGAAGAGGCGCGTCAGCTTGCCAGTACTAGTTTTGCCGTTCCTGGTGAGCCAATCCAGGTAGCCGTAGTGGGTCAAGTGAACCGTCCCGGTCCTCATATTTTGACCCCTACCAGTGGCAGCAGTGCTCGCCCTGAAGTGCCAACTGTGACGCAAGCCATTCAAACGGCAGGGGGAATCACACAAACAGCCGACATTCGCAATATCGAAGTCCGTCGGGCTGGATCAGACGGCACCACTCAACGCATTAAAGTCGATTTCTGGAATCTACTAGAGACAGGTGATCTGGCTCAAGACTTGCCGCTGCAACCTGGAGACACGGTTTTCATTCCAACGGCAACCGCTCTCACACCGAGTGAAATTACAGCCCTGGGGGCAGCTAGTTTTGCTGCGAGTGAGATGACAGTTAATGTCGTGGGTGAAGTTGCCCGCCCTGGGGCGATCGCCGTGCGACCTAATACGCCACTAAATCAAGCCATCTTGGCAGCAGGTGGCTTTAATACCCGTGCTCGTCGTGGCACTGTGCAACTCATCCGCCTCAACCCCGATGGCACCGTTTCTCAACAGCGCATTACAGTTGATTTTGCCCAGGGCATTAGTGGCGAAAATAATCCCGCTTTGCGTCCAAATGACACGGTTGTTGTAGGGCGATCGAGCCTGACTCAATTAGGCGACACTCTGGGAACCTTGCTATCACCTGTGACCGGGGTATTTGGTCTGTTCCGTTTATTAGGGTTGTAA